One genomic segment of Streptomyces sp. TLI_146 includes these proteins:
- the hppD gene encoding 4-hydroxyphenylpyruvate dioxygenase, with protein MTYAPAFGISHVEHYVADLTAAAAELTEAYGFRPVARAASAEAESLALRQGRITLVLTQARSPRHRGAEYVLAHGDGVADIALTVADVPAAFDEAVSRGAVPLAVPGRHEDGRSTAVIAGFGDVVHTLVEPGRDGLPPGFTALADAPAPEGELLDELDHFAICLLPGELERTVEFYTRVLGFRMIFGELIKVGAQAMDSKVVQSATGEVTLTLIQPDTSAQPGQIDRFLAEHGGSGVQHLAFAARDVVHAVGTLRERGVEFLSVPDTYYAMLADRLELTRHTIGELHGLHVLVDEDHDGQLFQIFTRSTHPRRTLFHEVIERFGARTFGNGNIKALYEAVEAERLNAKEALR; from the coding sequence ATGACCTATGCACCCGCGTTCGGCATCAGCCATGTCGAGCACTACGTCGCCGACCTGACGGCCGCCGCCGCCGAACTGACCGAGGCCTACGGGTTCCGCCCGGTGGCCCGCGCGGCCTCCGCCGAGGCCGAGTCCCTGGCGCTGCGCCAGGGCCGTATCACCCTCGTCCTGACCCAGGCCCGCTCGCCGCGCCACCGGGGCGCCGAGTACGTCCTGGCCCACGGCGACGGGGTCGCCGACATCGCGCTCACCGTCGCCGACGTCCCGGCCGCCTTCGACGAGGCCGTCTCCCGGGGAGCGGTGCCGCTGGCCGTGCCCGGCCGCCACGAGGACGGCCGCAGCACCGCTGTCATCGCGGGCTTCGGGGATGTGGTGCACACCCTCGTCGAGCCCGGCCGCGACGGGCTGCCGCCGGGCTTCACCGCCCTGGCGGACGCCCCCGCCCCGGAGGGCGAACTCCTCGACGAGCTCGACCACTTCGCCATCTGCCTGCTTCCCGGGGAGCTGGAGCGCACGGTCGAGTTCTACACCCGGGTGCTCGGCTTCCGGATGATCTTCGGCGAGCTGATCAAGGTGGGCGCGCAGGCGATGGACTCCAAGGTGGTGCAGAGCGCCACCGGCGAGGTCACCCTCACCCTGATCCAGCCCGACACCAGCGCCCAGCCCGGCCAGATCGACCGCTTCCTCGCCGAGCACGGTGGCTCCGGTGTCCAGCACCTGGCGTTCGCCGCCCGCGACGTGGTCCACGCGGTGGGCACCCTGCGCGAGCGCGGCGTGGAGTTCCTCTCCGTGCCCGACACCTACTACGCGATGCTCGCCGACCGCCTGGAGCTGACCCGGCACACCATCGGGGAACTCCACGGCCTGCACGTCCTGGTCGACGAGGACCACGACGGCCAGCTCTTCCAGATCTTCACCCGCTCCACCCACCCCAGGCGCACCCTCTTCCACGAGGTGATCGAGCGGTTCGGTGCCCGCACCTTCGGCAACGGCAACATCAAGGCCCTGTACGAGGCGGTGGAGGCCGAGCGCCTGAACGCCAAGGAAGCGCTGCGATGA
- a CDS encoding TauD/TfdA family dioxygenase: MSDALKWLTEPGTPATVEAPELADAAAARDWLAAHWEELRAGLHRFGAVYLRGLPIRSVEDFALVRDELIATATPYREKATPRSDYGSGVFSSTDLPAAQAIRPHNENSYTLTFPGLLLFGCLTAPEEGGATPVADCREVLRQLPPELVERMRAYGWVLTRNYSETLSVAWQAAFGAERAEDVERYCAENLISCQWGEDGHLRTGQVRPGIISHPHTGEEVWFNHLAFWSPFSLDEDIREVLVEELGPDGLPFSTAIGDGVPLTAEDLAAVNAAYDRATVRHTWQPGDLMLVDNVLTAHARDPYRGERRILVAMGDPVAVSDCAPTVAPAPVVSHG; this comes from the coding sequence ATGAGCGACGCACTGAAGTGGCTCACCGAGCCCGGCACCCCCGCCACCGTGGAGGCGCCCGAGCTCGCCGACGCGGCGGCCGCCCGTGACTGGCTCGCCGCCCACTGGGAGGAGCTGCGTGCCGGACTCCACCGCTTCGGCGCGGTCTACCTGCGCGGCCTGCCGATCCGCAGCGTGGAGGACTTCGCGCTGGTCCGCGACGAGCTGATTGCGACCGCGACCCCCTACCGGGAGAAGGCCACCCCGCGCAGCGACTACGGCAGCGGCGTGTTCTCCTCCACCGACCTGCCCGCCGCCCAGGCGATCCGGCCGCACAACGAGAACAGCTACACCCTGACCTTCCCCGGGCTGCTGCTCTTCGGCTGCCTGACCGCGCCCGAGGAGGGCGGAGCCACTCCGGTCGCCGACTGCCGTGAGGTGCTGCGCCAGCTGCCGCCCGAGCTGGTCGAGCGGATGCGCGCGTACGGCTGGGTGCTGACGCGGAACTACTCCGAAACCCTGTCGGTCGCCTGGCAGGCCGCGTTCGGCGCCGAGCGCGCCGAGGACGTCGAGCGGTACTGCGCCGAGAACCTGATCTCCTGTCAGTGGGGCGAGGACGGTCATCTGCGCACCGGGCAGGTGCGGCCCGGCATCATCAGCCATCCGCACACCGGTGAGGAGGTGTGGTTCAACCACCTCGCGTTCTGGAGCCCGTTCTCGTTGGACGAGGACATCCGCGAGGTCCTGGTGGAGGAACTCGGCCCGGACGGCCTGCCGTTCTCCACCGCCATCGGCGACGGCGTCCCCCTCACCGCCGAGGACCTGGCGGCCGTCAACGCCGCCTACGACCGGGCGACCGTGCGCCACACCTGGCAGCCGGGCGACCTGATGCTCGTCGACAACGTCCTGACCGCGCACGCCCGCGACCCCTACCGGGGCGAGCGCCGCATCCTGGTCGCCATGGGCGACCCGGTCGCGGTGAGCGACTGCGCCCCGACTGTCGCCCCCGCCCCGGTGGTGTCCCATGGCTGA
- a CDS encoding non-ribosomal peptide synthetase, producing the protein MAEPQDLVARFLATAATVPDRIAIHAPDASLTFAELSERTARLAGRLRALGVGRGDRVGVSARRGVHWAVAPLAVWRAGAVYVPLDPAYPADRLAFTAADARLRAVVTDTGALPWADGLPVLGPEGTDEAGQDRFDDLAVGALNAAYVIHTSGSTGRPKGVEVTRGAVSALVAGLEERGVYPAGHRVVGWNASLSFDASVQQWVRVCRGDTLVLLSDDDRTDPARLAALLDEHAVTDVDFTPSHWQLVGSRLGGRGLRLLLGGEPVPQRMWRSLAEGEDAWNLYGPTECTVDATVTPISGSVPHIGRPLAHIRAHVLDETLAPADTGELYLAGPAVAVGYAGRPGPTAERFVADPFAADGGRMYRTGDRVRRLPDGTLEFLGRTDRQIKVRGFRVELGEVEDRLREHPRVTAAVAALRTGPDGDTLLAAYCVVAPDTSVSDEELRAHCAATLPGHVVPSAFVTLPALPLTPGGKVDTAALPDVTAVATPEGRAPQGELEQLIAEVWAEVLGRGSVHADENFFALGGHSLVALRVVARLKRATGIVLPTKDVYRFPRLSDLARHAESVRAGGAS; encoded by the coding sequence ATGGCTGAGCCGCAGGACCTGGTGGCGCGTTTCCTCGCCACCGCGGCGACGGTCCCGGACCGGATCGCGATCCACGCCCCGGACGCCTCCCTCACCTTCGCCGAGCTGAGCGAGCGCACGGCCCGTCTTGCCGGGCGGCTGCGGGCGCTGGGCGTCGGCCGTGGTGACCGGGTGGGCGTCAGCGCCCGCCGGGGGGTGCACTGGGCCGTCGCGCCGCTGGCCGTATGGCGGGCGGGGGCCGTGTATGTGCCGCTGGACCCGGCCTACCCCGCCGACCGGCTCGCCTTCACCGCCGCCGACGCGCGACTGCGCGCGGTGGTGACGGACACCGGCGCCCTGCCGTGGGCCGACGGCCTGCCGGTACTGGGGCCGGAGGGGACGGACGAGGCGGGCCAGGACCGCTTCGACGACCTGGCCGTGGGCGCGCTCAACGCGGCGTACGTCATCCACACCTCGGGCTCCACCGGCCGCCCCAAGGGCGTCGAGGTCACCCGGGGTGCGGTGAGCGCGCTGGTGGCGGGTCTGGAGGAGCGCGGCGTCTACCCGGCCGGGCACCGCGTGGTCGGCTGGAACGCCAGCCTGTCCTTCGACGCCTCGGTGCAGCAGTGGGTCCGGGTCTGCCGGGGCGACACCCTGGTGCTCCTCTCCGACGACGACCGCACCGACCCGGCGCGCCTCGCGGCGCTGCTCGACGAACACGCCGTCACCGACGTGGACTTCACCCCCTCGCACTGGCAGCTCGTCGGCTCCCGGCTGGGCGGGCGCGGGCTGCGGCTGCTGCTGGGCGGCGAACCCGTACCGCAGCGGATGTGGCGGTCGCTCGCCGAAGGCGAGGACGCCTGGAACCTGTACGGGCCGACCGAGTGCACCGTCGACGCCACCGTGACCCCCATCTCCGGGTCCGTTCCCCACATAGGCCGGCCCCTGGCCCATATACGCGCCCATGTGCTCGACGAGACGCTGGCCCCGGCCGATACCGGTGAGCTGTATCTGGCGGGCCCGGCCGTGGCCGTCGGCTATGCCGGACGCCCGGGGCCGACCGCCGAGCGGTTCGTCGCGGACCCCTTCGCGGCCGACGGCGGCCGGATGTACCGCACCGGCGACCGGGTGCGCCGCCTACCGGACGGCACGCTGGAGTTCCTCGGCCGTACGGACCGGCAGATCAAGGTCCGCGGCTTCCGGGTGGAGCTGGGCGAGGTGGAGGACCGGCTGCGCGAGCACCCGCGGGTCACCGCCGCCGTCGCCGCGCTGCGCACCGGCCCGGACGGGGACACCCTGCTGGCGGCGTACTGCGTCGTCGCGCCGGACACGTCGGTGAGCGACGAGGAGCTGCGTGCGCACTGCGCGGCCACGCTGCCCGGCCATGTCGTGCCCTCGGCCTTCGTCACCCTCCCCGCGCTGCCGCTGACCCCCGGCGGCAAGGTCGACACGGCCGCGCTGCCCGACGTCACGGCAGTCGCCACCCCCGAGGGACGGGCACCACAGGGCGAGCTGGAGCAGCTCATCGCCGAGGTGTGGGCGGAGGTCCTGGGGCGCGGCAGCGTCCACGCGGACGAGAACTTCTTCGCGCTCGGCGGCCACTCGCTGGTGGCGCTGCGGGTGGTCGCCCGGCTCAAACGGGCCACCGGGATCGTCCTGCCGACCAAGGACGTCTACCGCTTTCCCCGGCTGAGCGATCTGGCCCGGCACGCCGAGTCGGTCCGGGCGGGCGGTGCCTCATGA
- a CDS encoding PLP-dependent aminotransferase family protein yields MTSPVLLDRADLHASLADPALVSMTFLNEVAGRYPDAISFAPGRPTEETFDVADLHRYLDAYARHLAEHKGYDEVRVRRELFQYGRTKGVVHELIARQLELDEGIAVDPEAIVVTVGAQEALWLVLRALKAAEGDVVLAVTPAYVGLTGAARLLDLPVRPVAEGPHGLRPEDLSERIRAVRAAGERPRALYLVPDFSNPSGHSLDLATRHRLLEIAEEEDILLLEDNPYGYFTAADGERPPTLKALDTGQRVVYLGSLAKTCFPGARVGFAVADQKVAGGGLLADELSRAKSMVTVNTSPVSQALVGGMLLEHGGSLLRANTRSIAVYRRNLDCLLKGLERRFADLPGVSWNTPAGGFFVVVSVPFPVTDALLEEAAVQHGVLFTPMRHFGDDTRSAHQLRLSCSYLTTNQIEAGLDRLAALITEHTGGAPHA; encoded by the coding sequence ATGACCTCACCCGTACTGCTCGACCGCGCGGATCTGCACGCCTCGCTCGCCGATCCCGCGCTCGTGTCGATGACCTTCCTCAACGAGGTGGCGGGCCGCTACCCCGACGCGATCTCCTTCGCGCCGGGCCGGCCCACCGAGGAGACCTTCGACGTCGCCGACCTGCACCGCTATCTGGACGCCTATGCCCGCCACCTCGCCGAGCACAAGGGCTACGACGAGGTGCGGGTGCGGCGGGAGCTGTTCCAGTACGGGCGGACCAAGGGCGTCGTCCACGAGCTGATCGCCCGTCAGCTCGAACTGGACGAGGGCATCGCCGTCGACCCGGAGGCCATCGTCGTCACCGTCGGCGCCCAGGAGGCGCTGTGGCTGGTGCTGCGCGCCCTGAAGGCCGCCGAGGGCGACGTGGTGCTCGCGGTGACGCCCGCCTATGTCGGCCTGACGGGCGCTGCCCGGTTGCTCGACCTGCCGGTGCGGCCCGTCGCCGAGGGCCCCCACGGGCTGCGGCCCGAGGACCTGAGCGAGAGGATCCGGGCCGTGCGCGCCGCGGGGGAGCGGCCCCGGGCCCTGTACCTGGTGCCCGACTTCTCCAACCCCAGCGGCCACTCCCTGGACCTGGCGACCCGCCACCGTCTGCTGGAGATCGCCGAGGAGGAGGACATCCTGCTCCTGGAGGACAACCCCTACGGCTACTTCACCGCAGCCGACGGCGAGCGGCCGCCCACGCTCAAGGCGCTCGACACCGGCCAGCGGGTCGTTTACCTGGGGTCCCTGGCCAAGACCTGCTTCCCCGGCGCCCGGGTGGGTTTCGCCGTGGCGGACCAGAAGGTCGCCGGCGGCGGGCTGCTCGCCGACGAGCTCTCCCGGGCCAAGAGCATGGTCACCGTCAACACCTCGCCGGTGAGCCAGGCCCTGGTCGGCGGCATGCTCCTGGAGCACGGCGGCAGCCTGCTGCGCGCCAACACGCGCTCGATCGCCGTCTACCGCCGCAACCTCGACTGCCTCCTCAAGGGCCTGGAGCGGCGTTTCGCGGACCTGCCCGGCGTCTCCTGGAACACCCCCGCGGGCGGATTCTTCGTGGTGGTCAGTGTGCCGTTCCCGGTCACCGACGCACTCCTGGAAGAGGCGGCCGTACAGCACGGCGTGCTCTTCACCCCGATGCGCCACTTCGGCGACGACACCCGCTCGGCACACCAACTCCGCCTCTCCTGCAGCTATCTGACCACTAATCAGATCGAGGCGGGGCTCGATCGCCTCGCCGCCCTGATCACCGAGCACACCGGGGGAGCGCCGCATGCCTGA
- a CDS encoding thioesterase II family protein: MSAQDTTVVRLTQRTRPARTLVCLGFCGGGTASFHSWIPALPDDTDLVAVCYPGREGRFLEECAESWDELAADAAHAVAQVAAEGPYILFGHSMGGWMAFEVTARLAAAGTPVPQALVVSACNAPDQGLSERDRFPAQSQHDGELLDWMRTHGLLPAHVLEEPELTEMAVELMRADIRARDTFTFAPGTRVDVPLQVFSGADDPVIGDDLGPRWASLTTGAFRHDVLPGGHFYTPALWNALPTRIAALGAPATTH, encoded by the coding sequence ATGAGCGCCCAGGACACCACCGTGGTCCGCCTCACCCAGCGCACCCGACCCGCCCGCACCCTGGTCTGCCTGGGCTTCTGCGGCGGCGGCACGGCCTCTTTCCACTCCTGGATCCCGGCGCTGCCCGACGACACCGACCTGGTGGCCGTCTGCTACCCGGGGCGTGAGGGCCGCTTCCTGGAGGAGTGCGCGGAAAGCTGGGACGAGCTGGCGGCGGACGCCGCGCACGCCGTCGCCCAGGTCGCGGCCGAGGGCCCGTACATCCTGTTCGGGCACAGCATGGGCGGCTGGATGGCCTTCGAGGTCACCGCCCGCCTCGCGGCGGCCGGCACCCCGGTGCCGCAGGCGCTGGTGGTCTCCGCCTGCAACGCGCCCGACCAGGGCCTGAGCGAGCGGGACCGGTTCCCCGCGCAGAGCCAGCACGACGGTGAACTCCTCGACTGGATGCGCACCCACGGCCTGCTGCCCGCGCACGTCCTTGAGGAGCCCGAACTCACCGAGATGGCCGTGGAGCTGATGCGCGCCGACATCCGGGCCCGCGACACCTTCACCTTCGCCCCCGGCACCCGCGTCGACGTACCCCTGCAGGTCTTCTCGGGCGCGGACGACCCGGTCATCGGGGACGACCTAGGCCCGCGCTGGGCGAGTCTGACCACCGGCGCGTTCCGCCACGACGTGCTGCCCGGCGGGCACTTCTACACCCCCGCCCTCTGGAACGCCCTGCCCACCCGGATCGCCGCACTCGGCGCTCCCGCCACCACCCACTGA
- a CDS encoding AMP-binding protein gives MPTDASGPTRPLSHLLVAALRRHHTAVAVVDQGAEHTYAELDRLSAEIAGGLAARGIGPGHVVAVHAHRSWARCAAVLGAWRAGAGVVSVDPAMPAPRAAKIARFSDLVVRADATAPTGLGPAECTLKELRTAPLEDVLEGPVGYVIPTSGSTGEPKSVAVPPRVLAALGEWHRARWTHDRPPHTLQASSIGFDVGYEELVATWLAGARLVVVDDEQRQDPFTLMEIIREHRVARLFLPVVGLHALATAAAFEDDPMPDLREIAVAGERLVVNAEVREFCAAGGVTLVNEYGPSETHVVTEYRMAPADAAHWPDHPPIGRAVAAAELLCWSAGVLRPFTPGEQGELFVAGEPVGLGYLGDQELTDAKFRTLPHQDGTERRCYATGDLVRFDGTDLHFVARADDQLKVSGYRVEPGEVEAVLNAVAGVRRAVVVAVTLAGSTRLAAAYTRTGTADTDAETLAEACAAHLPAYMVPKHFQALEELPVTANNKVDRARLRTLFAAGRTV, from the coding sequence ATGCCCACCGACGCGAGCGGCCCGACCCGGCCGCTCAGTCACCTCCTGGTCGCCGCCCTGCGGCGCCACCACACCGCGGTCGCCGTCGTCGACCAGGGCGCCGAGCACACCTACGCCGAACTCGACCGGCTCTCGGCCGAGATCGCGGGCGGGCTCGCCGCCCGGGGCATCGGGCCGGGCCACGTGGTCGCCGTCCACGCCCACCGCTCCTGGGCGCGCTGCGCGGCGGTCCTGGGCGCCTGGCGGGCCGGAGCGGGCGTGGTCAGCGTCGACCCCGCCATGCCGGCCCCCCGCGCCGCGAAGATCGCCCGCTTCAGCGACCTGGTGGTCCGCGCCGACGCCACCGCGCCCACCGGCCTGGGCCCGGCCGAGTGCACGCTCAAGGAGCTGCGTACCGCCCCCCTGGAGGACGTGCTGGAGGGACCGGTCGGCTATGTCATCCCCACCTCCGGCTCGACGGGCGAACCCAAGTCGGTGGCCGTGCCGCCGCGCGTCCTGGCCGCGCTCGGCGAGTGGCACCGCGCCCGCTGGACCCACGACCGCCCGCCGCACACCCTGCAGGCGTCCTCCATCGGCTTCGACGTCGGCTACGAGGAACTCGTCGCCACCTGGCTGGCCGGAGCCCGTCTGGTGGTCGTGGACGACGAGCAGCGCCAGGACCCCTTCACGCTGATGGAGATCATCCGCGAACACCGGGTTGCCCGGCTGTTCCTGCCGGTGGTGGGGCTGCACGCACTGGCCACGGCCGCCGCCTTCGAGGACGACCCGATGCCGGACCTGCGGGAGATCGCGGTGGCCGGCGAGCGGCTGGTCGTCAACGCCGAGGTACGGGAGTTCTGCGCGGCAGGCGGCGTCACGCTGGTCAACGAGTACGGGCCCAGCGAGACCCATGTCGTCACCGAGTACCGCATGGCGCCCGCGGACGCGGCCCACTGGCCCGACCACCCGCCCATCGGCCGGGCGGTCGCCGCGGCGGAACTGCTGTGCTGGTCCGCCGGCGTGCTGCGGCCCTTCACCCCCGGCGAGCAGGGCGAACTGTTCGTCGCCGGGGAGCCGGTGGGGCTGGGCTACCTGGGCGACCAGGAACTCACCGACGCCAAGTTCCGCACCCTGCCGCACCAGGACGGCACCGAGCGCCGCTGCTACGCCACCGGCGACCTGGTCCGCTTCGACGGCACCGACCTGCACTTCGTGGCCCGGGCGGACGACCAGCTGAAGGTCAGCGGCTACCGGGTCGAGCCCGGCGAGGTCGAAGCCGTCCTCAACGCCGTGGCGGGCGTGCGCCGGGCCGTGGTGGTGGCGGTGACGCTCGCGGGCTCCACCCGGCTGGCCGCCGCCTACACACGGACCGGGACCGCCGACACCGACGCCGAAACGCTCGCCGAGGCCTGCGCGGCCCATCTGCCCGCGTACATGGTCCCCAAGCACTTCCAGGCGCTGGAGGAGCTGCCGGTGACCGCCAACAACAAGGTCGACCGGGCCCGGCTGCGCACGCTGTTCGCCGCCGGCCGGACCGTCTGA
- a CDS encoding alpha-hydroxy acid oxidase, whose translation MSAHAPVAAQDFADRAERILPADVWDFITGGSGEELTLAANRAALDRVTLVPRVLTGPAGRTTGADLLGTAAALPLAVAPMAYQRLLHPDGEMATARAAKAAGVPFVLSTLSSVPVEEITAVGADTWFQLYCLRDREATAELVRRAERAGCSALMVTVDVPVMGRRLRDLRHGFALPPEVAPAHLDPAATGRTRQGRAGSSAVAEHTAEAFADDLDWDDLARLRAATGLPLIVKGVLDPRDAARAAALGADAVVVSNHGGRQLDGAAAAAELLPAVREAVPDACRVLFDSGIRGGTDILKALALGADGVLLGRPVLWGLAADGEQGVREVLALVESELRSALALSGCAAPADARYLHVRGARR comes from the coding sequence ATGAGCGCCCACGCACCGGTCGCCGCCCAGGACTTCGCGGACCGCGCCGAGCGGATCCTGCCCGCGGACGTGTGGGACTTCATCACCGGCGGCAGCGGCGAGGAGCTGACCCTGGCCGCCAACCGCGCCGCCCTCGACCGCGTCACCCTGGTGCCCAGGGTGCTGACCGGACCGGCGGGCCGCACCACCGGGGCCGACCTGCTCGGCACGGCGGCGGCCCTGCCGCTGGCCGTGGCCCCCATGGCGTACCAGCGCCTGCTCCACCCCGACGGCGAGATGGCAACGGCCCGCGCGGCCAAGGCGGCCGGGGTGCCGTTCGTGCTCAGCACGCTCAGCAGCGTGCCGGTCGAGGAGATCACCGCTGTCGGCGCGGACACCTGGTTCCAGCTCTACTGCCTGCGCGACCGCGAGGCCACCGCCGAACTGGTCCGAAGGGCGGAGCGGGCGGGCTGTTCGGCGCTGATGGTGACCGTGGACGTCCCCGTGATGGGGCGCCGGCTGCGGGACCTGCGCCACGGCTTCGCCCTGCCGCCCGAGGTGGCGCCCGCCCATCTCGACCCGGCCGCGACCGGCCGGACCCGTCAGGGGCGCGCCGGCAGCTCCGCCGTGGCCGAGCACACCGCCGAGGCGTTCGCGGACGACCTCGACTGGGACGACCTGGCGCGGCTGCGCGCGGCCACCGGGCTGCCGCTGATCGTCAAGGGCGTCCTGGACCCGCGCGACGCCGCCCGCGCAGCGGCACTGGGCGCCGACGCCGTGGTGGTCTCCAACCACGGGGGCCGTCAGCTGGACGGCGCGGCGGCCGCGGCCGAACTGCTGCCCGCTGTGCGCGAAGCCGTCCCCGACGCCTGCCGGGTGCTCTTCGACAGCGGCATCCGCGGCGGCACCGACATCCTCAAGGCGCTGGCACTGGGCGCGGACGGCGTGCTGCTGGGCCGTCCCGTGCTGTGGGGCCTGGCCGCTGACGGCGAGCAGGGCGTACGCGAGGTACTGGCCCTGGTGGAGAGCGAACTGCGCTCCGCGCTGGCGCTCTCCGGCTGCGCCGCACCGGCCGACGCCCGGTACCTGCATGTGCGGGGGGCGCGGCGATGA
- a CDS encoding condensation domain-containing protein: MTPQEQILCGVLDDLFVRPGTGPQDSFVRLGGDSIIAVQVVGAVRRAGWAITVRDVLSQPDVAHLAATAKPVTRPARPREQDGVGPVVPTPIMHWLRERGGPADRYHQYLVVRTPAELTLDGARAVLQALLDRHDMLRLRVSEEGPHTLPAGAVRAEQCLTRVVADTADAVEAEVHAARDRLSLADARVVQAVWFDAGPTAPGRLALVVNHMVIDGISWRIIIDDLARAWQAVADGRVPALDPVPTSFRRWSQMQVAEAERRLEELPYWSQAVRPGTAVLGKRALDPARDHEDRAAHLTLTLPAVTTGPLLTEAAERLGADANEILLTGLALALAHWLRQPGDVLVNLEGHGREEIAEQADCSRTVGWFTTLFPTRFHLDGLAAPDAESGGPTAGVALRRVKEQLRRIPGKGLGYGLLRHLHPAGEPLAAADRPRLGFNYLGRFPATSDADWQMLPEYGARLDAPGPGMPMAHPVEVNAIVLETASGPVLHADWAWAPGVFDEPELRALAETWFRMLAALVVHAERPGSGAAVAADLTLAAIDQDELDDLAASLEAL, encoded by the coding sequence GTGACACCGCAGGAGCAGATCCTGTGCGGCGTGCTGGACGACTTGTTCGTCCGGCCCGGCACCGGCCCCCAGGACAGCTTCGTCCGGCTGGGCGGCGACAGCATCATCGCCGTCCAGGTGGTCGGCGCCGTCCGCCGCGCCGGCTGGGCCATCACCGTCCGCGACGTGCTCTCCCAGCCGGACGTGGCGCACCTCGCCGCGACCGCCAAGCCCGTGACCCGGCCCGCCCGCCCCCGCGAACAGGACGGCGTCGGCCCCGTCGTGCCCACGCCGATCATGCACTGGCTGCGCGAGCGCGGCGGCCCGGCCGACCGCTACCACCAGTACCTGGTGGTGCGCACTCCGGCCGAGCTCACGCTCGACGGCGCCCGCGCCGTGCTCCAGGCGCTGTTGGACCGCCACGACATGCTGCGGCTGCGCGTGAGTGAGGAGGGGCCGCACACGCTGCCCGCCGGCGCGGTACGGGCCGAGCAGTGCCTGACCCGGGTGGTCGCGGACACCGCCGACGCCGTCGAGGCGGAGGTGCACGCCGCCCGCGACCGGCTCAGCCTGGCCGACGCCCGTGTGGTGCAGGCCGTCTGGTTCGACGCCGGACCCACCGCGCCAGGACGCCTGGCCCTGGTCGTCAACCACATGGTCATCGACGGTATCTCCTGGCGGATCATCATCGACGACCTGGCCCGGGCCTGGCAGGCCGTCGCCGACGGGCGCGTGCCCGCCCTCGACCCTGTGCCCACCTCCTTCCGGCGCTGGTCCCAGATGCAGGTCGCCGAGGCGGAACGGCGCCTGGAGGAACTGCCGTACTGGAGCCAGGCGGTGCGCCCGGGCACGGCGGTGCTCGGCAAGCGCGCGCTCGACCCCGCCCGCGACCACGAGGACCGCGCCGCCCACCTCACGCTCACCCTGCCGGCCGTCACCACCGGGCCTCTGCTGACCGAGGCGGCCGAGCGGCTGGGCGCCGACGCCAACGAGATCCTGCTGACCGGCCTGGCGCTGGCCCTGGCCCACTGGCTCAGGCAGCCGGGCGACGTCCTGGTGAACCTGGAGGGCCACGGCCGCGAGGAGATCGCCGAACAGGCCGACTGCTCCCGTACCGTGGGCTGGTTCACCACCCTGTTCCCCACCCGCTTCCACCTCGACGGCCTCGCCGCCCCCGACGCCGAGTCGGGCGGCCCCACCGCGGGTGTGGCGCTGCGGCGGGTGAAGGAGCAGCTGCGCCGGATCCCCGGCAAGGGCCTCGGATACGGCCTCCTGCGCCATCTGCATCCGGCCGGAGAGCCGCTGGCCGCCGCCGACCGCCCGCGGCTCGGCTTCAACTACCTGGGCCGCTTCCCGGCGACCAGCGACGCCGACTGGCAGATGCTGCCCGAGTACGGCGCCCGCCTGGACGCCCCCGGCCCCGGCATGCCCATGGCGCACCCCGTCGAGGTCAACGCCATCGTGCTGGAGACGGCGAGCGGGCCGGTCCTGCACGCCGACTGGGCCTGGGCGCCAGGGGTGTTCGACGAGCCGGAGCTGCGCGCGCTCGCGGAGACCTGGTTCCGGATGCTCGCCGCACTCGTCGTCCACGCCGAACGGCCCGGCTCCGGCGCCGCCGTGGCCGCCGACCTCACCCTCGCCGCGATCGACCAGGACGAACTGGACGACCTCGCGGCCTCCCTCGAAGCCCTCTGA